Within the Thermosynechococcus sichuanensis E542 genome, the region ACCCGGTTGAAAAAGCAGTTTAGGCCGACCGGGTAAGCCTTCGATGTAGCCCTCATCCAAGAGGCGACTGCTAATCATGACAATATCAGCAGTGACCCGGGGAGGCCGCAATCCTTTGGTGCAACCAATGGGACGGAAAGGATTCACCAGTACCCGCTGACCACTGCCGGTAAAGAGAAAGCAGGTGTGACCCAACCACTGGAGCGAGAGACCCGCCCCTTGGGCATGGGCTGCCCAGTGTCCACCAAGGCTGGCGATCGCCCCAACTTGAGCCAAACGCAAGAACTGCCGCCGTTCCATTTTTTCTCCCCACACTCCTATTCCAGCTCAGTGTACCGAAAAGTGGCTGGCTCACAACGATGGACTGGATAGCCCTCGCAAAAAGTTCCGTAGCAGGTCTTTGCCGCAGGTGGTAAGAATACTCTCCGGATGGAATTGCACCCCTTCCAGCGTCGGGTATTGGCGGTGGCGCACCCCCATAATCAGGCCATCCTCTGTCCAAGCCGTAATTTCCAATACATCGGGGCAACTGTTACGATCAATCACAAGGCTGTGGTAGCGGGTTGCGGTAAAGGGTTGGGGCAAATTTTGGAACACCCCCACACCCCTGTGGTAAATTTCTGAGGTTTTGCCATGCATGAGGGTTGGTGCCAACGTCACCGTGCCGCCAAAAACTTCACCAATGGCTTGATGCCCCAAGCAAACCCCCAAGATGGGTAATGTGCCAGCATAGGTACGGATCAGGGCTTCGGAAATTCCAGCGTCCGCAGGGCGACCCGGGCCAGGGGAAATGACGACACCCGCCGGGGCAAGGGCAGCGATCTCATCGAGGCTGATCTTGTCGTTGCGAAAGACCCGCAGATGCGCAGCAATTGGGAACTCCTGCGCTAACTCCCCTAAGTATTGGACAAGGTTGTACGTGAAGCTGTCGTAGTTATCAATAACGATAATCAAGGGAGAAGTGTCCTCATCATCTTCTATGCTTTGTGTTTTGATCCTACTACCCAAGGGGTTGGGGGAATGGTGCAGCTATGGTGTCGGGGACGCTGTTTTCCCTCGGTAGCAGCAGTGATCTTTGATAAAGATGGCACACTAGCGGATGTTGCCCATTACCTGAGGGGGGTGGCGATCGCCCGCGCTGACCACATTGCCGCTGACTTCCCCGATCTCAAGGAACCGCTACTTCAAGCCTTTGGTGTGAGAGGCAACCATCTTGATCCAACTGGCTTGCAAGCGGTGGGGACACGGCAGGAAAACCTGATTGCCGCTGCCGCCTTTGTGGCGACACAGGGAATTCCTTGGATTGCTGCCCTAGAGCGGGCGAATGCCGCCTTTGCTGCCGCAGACCGAGAATTTACTGCCAAAGCAGAGCTGACACCGCCCCTAGCGGGGGTCATGGAATTAGTAGAGCAACTCCATAGGGCGGGATGTGCCTTGGCGATTATCTCTAGCGATCGCACATCGGCAATCGAGGCTTTTTTAGACACCTATCACTTGAAACCCTTTTTCCAACTCTGGCAGGGGGGAGATGAGCCACCCACGAAACCCGATCCGCAGGTATTCCTGAGGGTGTGCGATCGCCTTGGGGTACGCCCCGATCAAGCCGTGGTCATTGGTGATGCCGATAGTGATGGCCTCATGGCACAACGGGGGGGCGCAGCGGGCAGTATTGGTGTTACGTGGGGTTGGCAGCGGCCACCAGTCCTCAACTACTGTGATTGCCTTCTTGCCTCACCCTTGGAGATGCAGATTACTACTGATGAGAAGCGATGAGACTTAGTGGCAATAAGGAGTCAAGGGTAACTAAGACGATAGTGGAGATAAACCTCATTGCCCACCGGCAAGACATTCAGGAGCGTCAAGGTTCCTGAAAATTCGACTCCATTGGGATAGAGATGAGGGGCTGCCGACCCTAGGAGGAGCGGGCAGAGGGTCAACCACAATTCGTCAATGGCAGCCATCTGCAACAGGGAAGCGAAAAGCTGTCCTCCTCCCAACACGGCCAAGGTTTGCACACCCGCTCCTTGAATGTGCGTAAACCCCTGCGGCCAATCAATCTCTTCCACCCCAGCACACCAACAGTGATCAAAGGCAGTGGATCCTTGCCAACGGCTGGCACCTTTCGCGGTGGTCAGTAGGGCACGGTGAATCGGCTGGCGAAAGAAAGGGAGATTGGGATCTAATTCACCACTGGCAGAGCAGACAATTTGCAAGGGTTGGGGCGATCGCCCTTGGTGTTCGCGCTCAGCAATCAGATGGGGAGACTGCAGGCGCATCGCGGTTCCCCCTAAACGGAGTGTGGTTGCCCCAAAGAGTACTGCATCCACCTGCGCCACCTGCTGTTCAAGGTGCTGAAAATCATAGGCCGAAGCAATGCGCTGACCTAAAGCATCGGCACGGGCAAGGCAGCCATCTAAACTACTGGCCAAAACTGCAATTGTGTGGGGGCGAGAAATCCGCTGGAACTGGCTCAAGGGATCATGACTTTTTCGGTTGCTTGTGCAGGCGTCTCATTGAGCAATTCTAGCCGTTGCTGGCTGACGGGATCACTGGGGAAAAAATTATCTCCCCCCTCCTGCACCAGTAACTCCGTACAGGGGATCGTATCGGAGAGAATGGCACTTGCCATCATGCCGCTGTGAACTTCCAGTTGCCCTGCCCGTGGCGATTCAAACACCAATCGTTGCCCCGGAAAAACAACCCGCTCAAAATACCAATTGGCAATATTTGTAATGCGCACCACCTGAATTTTGCTGGTGGCGTTGACATAACAGCAGAGGACGCGATCGCAACTATCGCTGGGGACGGGATCAAAGATTTGCGGCATAGGAATTTAATGGCTTTGTTATAGGACGTGTCTTTACCCTTGTTAGCCTAACATTGCCAATTCGATACAGTTGTAAAGTCAACTACAGGATAGACAGTTAATCCTTTCCTTGAGTTCCCGTGATCCCCTGCTGGCAAGGCGCAAATGTGTTAAAACCTAAACAGCAATAGAGATTTATTAAGAATTTAGCGTCTCCATAGATCTTGGGCTAGCCTATGTCCCCGCGTGTCCTCTACGTCCGTCTCCCCTGCAACCCGATTTTTCCCATTGGTGTCGTCTATCTTGCGGACTATATCCATAAGCAATTACCCAGTGTTGAACAACGCATTTTTGATTTAGGAACGGTGCCCCCCCTTGATTTTCGCCGTGCCCTTGCCCAAGTGATTGATGACTTTCAACCCACGCATCTGGTGTTCTCTTGGCGGGATATTCAAATTTATGCCCCGGTGGGGGGACGGGGGGGCAATCCACTGCAAAATGCCTTTGAGGTCTATTACGCCCGCAATCCCTTGGTGAAGTTACGGGGGGCGATCGGGGGTCTGCGGGTGATGAGTGCCTACTATGGCGAACTGTGGCGCAACCTGAACCTGATCCGTTTGGGACTCCACCATGCCAAGCGTCACCATCCGGAAGTCACGACCATTGTCGGTGGCGGTGCGGTCAGTGTCTTTTATGAACAACTGGGTTCGCAATTGCCCAAAGGCACCATTGTTTCCGTTGGTGAAGGGGAAACGCTGCTGCACAAAGTCCTAACGAACCAGCCAATTGCCGGAGAGCGTTGTTACATTGCCGGTGTTGAAAAGCCCCGCGATCGCCTGATCCACGAATGGCCCACCCCCATTGAAAAAACTGCCTGCAACTACGACTACATCGAGACCATTTGGCCAGAATTTGAGTATTACCTTCAGGGGGGCGACTTCTACATTGGTGTGCAAACCAAGCGGGGCTGCCCCCACAACTGTTGCTACTGCGTCTATACGGTGGTTGAAGGCAAACAGGTGCGCATTAACCCGGCTGAAGAAGTCGTCGCCGAAATGCGCCAGCTCTACGATCGCGGTGTGCGCAACTTCTGGTTTACCGATGCCCAATTTATCCCTGCTCGCAAATTTATCCCCGACGCGATCGCCCTGCTGCGGGAAATCCTCAAAGCAGGCATGAATGATATTCACTGGGCGGCCTACATCCGTGCCGATAACCTCACCCCCGAACTGTGTGATCTCATGGTGCAAACGGGGATGAACTACTTTGAAATCGGCATTACCAGTGGCTCCCAAGAGCTGGTGCGGAAAATGCGCATGGGCTATAACCTGCGCACAGTACTACAAAACTGTCGTGACTTGAAAGCCGCCGGGTTCAATGCCCTCGTTTCCGTGAACTACTCCTTTAACGTCATTGATGAACGTCCTGACACCATTGCCCAGACGATTGCCTACCACCGCGAACTGGAACGCATTTTTGGTGCGGACAAGGTTGAACCAGCCATCTTCTTTATTGGCCTGCAACCCCATACCCACCTTGAGGAATACGCCCTTGAACGCGGCATTTTGCGCCCCGGCTACAACCCCATGAGCCTGATGCCTTGGACCGCCAAGAAACTGCTCTGGAACCCCGAACCTATGGGATCCGTCTTTGGGGAAGTGTGCCTTGCGGCTTGGCGCCTCAATCCCAATGACTTTGGCCGCACCGTCATGGCTCTCCTGGAAGAGCGCTTCGGCCGTGCTCCCTTGGAGGAGGCCTTATCTGCACCGCTCGAAGAGCGCCCTTTAGTGCATCCTTAAAAAAAGCGCAATAAAATGACCATTCCCCCTTAGAATGTTTCCTAGATCATTTCTGGCAATGAGTTAGTAAACAGAGGAAGGGATCAGGTGGTTAGAGTCGCTATCAATGGTTTTGGGCGCATCGGTCGGAACTTCATGCGTTGCTGGTTACAGCGGAAAGCCAATAGCAAGCTAGAGATTGTAGGCATCAACGATACCTCCGATCCCCGTACCAATGCCCATTTACTGAAGTATGACTCGATGCTGGGCATTTTCCACGATGCCGAAATCAGCGCTGATGACGACTGCATTTATGCCGGCGGCCATGCGGTTAAATGCGTGTCCGATCGCAACCCTGAAAATCTGCCTTGGAGCGCTTGGGGGATTGATCTCGTCATTGAAGCCACGGGGGTCTTTACCAGCCGCGAAGGGGCGAGCAAACACCTGAGTGCAGGGGCGAAAAAAGTTCTAATTACAGCGCCTGGCAAAGGCAATATCCCTACATACGTGGTCGGGGTGAATCACCACACCTACGATCCCAGCGAGGACATCGTCAGCAATGCCAGTTGCACCACCAACTGCTTAGCCCCCATTGTCAAAGTGCTCCATGAAACCTTTGGCATTCAGCAGGGGATGATGACGACGACCCACAGCTACACGGGGGATCAACGCTTACTCGATGCCAGTCACCGCGATCTGCGGCGGGCACGGGCAGCAGCCATGAACATTGTGCCTACCTCTACGGGGGCTGCTAAGGCGGTCGGTTTGGTCATTCCTGAGTTGCAAGGTAAACTCAATGGCATTGCCCTGCGGGTACCCACCCCCAATGTTTCTGTGGTGGACTTTGTTGCACAGGTGGAAAAACCCACCATTGCTGAGCAGGTGAACCAAGTGATCAAGGAAGCCTCTGAAACCACCATGAAGGGGATTATCCACTACAGTGAACTGGAGCTGGTGTCCTCGGACTATCGCGGTCACAACGCCTCTTCGATTTTGGATGCGTCCCTGACAATGGTGATGGGGGGCAATCTGGTGAAAGTAGTGGCTTGGTACGATAACGAGTGGGGCTATAGCCAGCGGGTTCTGGACTTGGCAGAGCACATGGCCGCTCACTGGGCTTAGTCGTTTCATTTTAAGGATTGGTTCGCAACTCACAATGCAAGATAAATCGATGTTAATGATTCCGGGTCCTACGCCGGTGCCGGAGTCAGTTCTTCTGTCCCTTAGTAAACATCCCATCGGCCATCGCAGCGGTGACTTTAGCGAGATCATGGCGGCGGTGACAGCGGGGTTGAAATGGCTGCATCAGACGACGAATGATGTACTCATTTTGGCTGCCAGTGGCACAGGGGCAATGGAGGCCGGGATCATTAACTTTCTCAGTGCCGGCGATCGTGTCCTTGTCGGCTGTAACGGTAAGTTTGGCGATCGCTGGGGGGAAGTCTGTGATGCCTATGGCCTCAAAACCGAGCGTATTACCGCCCCTTGGGGACAGCCCCTCAATCCCGATGACTTCAAAGCAGCCCTAGAGGCGGACACCGCTAAAACAATTAAGGCGGTGATCATTACCCACAGTGAAACCTCAACGGGGGTGATCAACGACTTAGAGGCAATCAACCGTCACGTCAAAGCCCACGGGCAAGCCCTCATTATCGTGGATGCCGTCACCAGTTTAGGTGCGGTGAGTGTGCCCATTGATGAGTGGGGCTTAGATGTGGTTGGTTCGGGTTCCCAAAAGGGCTACATGATCCCACCGGGGCTAGCCTTTGTCAGTGTCAGTCCTAAGGCTTGGGAAGCCTACAAAACGGCAACGCTGCCGAAGTTCTATCTTGACCTCGGCAAATACCGCAAAGATGCCGCCAAGAATACAACCCCCTTTACTCCACCTGTGAATCTCTTCTTTGCCCTCAAAACAGCCCTAGAGATGATGCAAGCGGAGGGCTTGGAAAACATCTTTGCCCGTCACCAGCGCTTGATGCAGGCCACGCGCGCCGCCATGAAAGCTCTCAACTTGCCCCTCTATGCCCCCGATCACTGTGCCAGTCCCGCCATTACTGCTGTGGCTCCCCAAGGGGTGGAGGCTGAAAAGATTCGCAGCCTAATGAAAAAACGCTTTGACATTGCCCTAGCGGGTGGTCAAGATCACCTGAAGGGACAGATTTTCCGAGTCGGTCACTTGGGCTTTGTTAGCGATCGCGATATTTTGGCAGCCATCAGTGCCCTTGAGGCGGTGCTTGGGGAATTGGGGTACAGCAACTTTAGCCCCGGCGCTGGAGTAGCCACTGCCAGTCGTGTATTGACCACCACGTAAGTACCTAAGTGATGGAGCCTTGGTTGCAGCCACCAGCAGTCCAGCAGGCACGACGCATTTGCGCGAGTTTTCAGCGGTGGACGGGGCGATCGCTTCTACCTGCTGCTCCTGAGGATGACTTGGACTTAGCGCAGCAATTGTTCCACTGGCCACAACCTGTGCTTTCCCACGGCTGTGAGGCAGATCCCATCCTCAACTATGGCAACCACGCCGCCCTGACCCTGTGGGAACTCCCTTGGACAGAACTGGTGCAACTCCCCTCGCGACTGACAGCGGAACCCATTGCCCAAGAAGAACGCGCGAGACTTCTGGCTGAAGCAGCCCGCCAAGGCTACGCCAATAACTACAGTGGTGTGCGCATCTCCCGCTCTGGGCGGCGGTTTCGCATTGAAAATGCTTGCATCTGGACCGTTTTGGATGAGAGGGGTACCCCCGTCGGACAAGCAGCAACGTTTGATCAATGGCAATTCCTGTAGGATTGATCTAACCCCCCGCGTGTAAGTTGCTGTCCAAGGTTGTCCATGAAAGAACTCCTTGCCCATTGGCTGCATCAGGTTCAAACCTTCCGCTACCATCGCCGCACAACGGAAAGCCTCAATCAGTTGATTCAGATGCTCTATGCGGAATCCCATCTGAATGTTCCCTATGTGGTCTTGATTGTCACCTCCTGCGCGATCGCCACCTTTGGACTACTCTCCAACAGTGCAGCGGTGATTATTGGCGCCATGGTGATTGCGCCCCTGATGCTCCCCATACGGGGCTTGGCTCTCGCAGCTCTTATTGGCGAATTTAAGATGTTTTGGCAAGCGGCTCTTGCCCTGATTGTCGGTACCCTCATGGCCATTGGCATGTCCTGGACGATTGGCGTCATGGTGGGTCTGGAGGTCTATGGCAGTGAAATCATGGCACGCTCCCAACCCAATCTTCTGGATTTGGGGATTGCTGTAGCGGCTGGAGCGGTGAGTGCTTACGCAGTCGCAGAACCCCGTGTCTCGAATACCTTGGCGGGGACAGCGATCGCTGTTGCCTTGATGCCCCCTGTTTGTACCATTGGCTTAGGAATGGCGCAGTTGAATGCTCGGCTCAGTATTGGTGCGACCCTACTGTATTTGACAAACCTGCTCGGCATTACCTTAGCCTGTATGGCGGTTTTTGTGATCGTTGGCTATATTCCCCTACATCAAGGTCGGCGCCCGCTGACAATTGCGACTGTCCTCACGGGTCTTTTGGTGATTCCCTTAGCCATTAGTTTTACCCGCCTCATTGAACAAGCGCGACTACAAAATCAGGTCCGAGAAGCACTGACTCGGGGAACGTTGACTTTTCAACGTCTCGATTTGTTGGGAATGGAAACCGACTGGGTGAGCAATCCACCCGTGGTGCGGGTCAATGTGCGTGCCCGTGAACCTGTAACCCCCAAGCAGGTTGCCCTGATGGAGGAGTTTATCCAGCAGCGGATGCAGCGCCCCTTTCGTCTAGTGCTGCAAGTCTCGAATGTTGAAGAAGTGACCTCCGAGACGCCCTTGCCTTAGGTTTTTGGAGCATTAAGCCAAAATGTTAGACTATTGAGATTGCAGCCTAAATTATATTTAGCCAACGCTTCACATCAACGCATGAGTGACTTTCTCCCCTACGCCTATCTCAATGGTCAGTTTGTTCCCTTTGCAGAGGCCAAAATTTCTGTGGCAACCCATGCCCTTCACTACGGCACCGCAGCCTTAGGAGGCCTGCGCGGTTTGCCCAATCCCGCCAATGCTAAGGAAATTCTCCTTTTTCGCCTTGAGGATCACTGTCGTCGCCTCAGTCGCAGTGCCCACTATCTGGGCTATGAATTAGCCACGGGCGAAATTAAGTCCAAGATTGTCGAATGGGTGCAGAAAAATCAACCCAGCGTGCCCTTTTATATCCGTCCTTTGGTCTATACCTCTGGCTTGGGGATTGCGCCACGGCTCCATGATATTGAGAAGGATTTTCTCATTTACGGCATGCCCCTTGGTGATTACCTCTCAGCCGCAGGCGTCACCTGTCGCATTAGTTCTTGGCAGCGGCAGTGCGATCGCTCATTTCCCCTGCGGGGCAAGCTGACGACCTCCTATATTGTCTCGGCACTGGCAAAAACAGAGGCCGTTTCCTCCGGCTTTGATGAAGCGATTCTCCTCAACGATCAGGGGAAAGTTTGCGAAGCCACAGGAATGAATCTCTTTTTGGTGCGGGACGGGGAACTCATTACCCCGAGCGTGGATCAGGATATTCTGGAGGGGATTACGCGCCGCAGTGTGATTGAACTGGCGCAAGCCGCCGGTGTCAAAGTGATTGAGCGCCCCGTGGATCGCACGGAACTGTTGATTGCCGATGAGGTCTTTTTAACCGGCACGGCTGCGCGAATTGTGCCCGTCAGTCGGATTGAGACCTACACGCTGCCTAGCGATCGCCCCTTAACACTGCACCTGCAAAAGCAACTCCAAGCGATTGTTGAGGGTCGCGAGCCCCAGTATCGCCACTGGATTGATGTAGTTCCCCTCTAACTAAAGTGGTTGTGATCGGTTGACGTGAGGTACTTGCAGAGGCTCAATTCAGTTCCCTTGGCGTTCCAATACACCTCATCAAAGATGGCATAGATCAAAAATAGCCCCCGGCCACATTCACAGTCGGCGGCGGGTAGCAGTTCATCCGCCGTCTCAGATACATGACTGGGTGGTGAGAAACCCTCTCCTTGATCCGTAATCACCCACCAGCATTGATCAGCAGAAAAGGTATAACGAACGGAAACCAGTTTTTCGGGATTGAGTTGATTGCCGTGGCGAGCCGCATTAACGAGCGCTTCTTGAAGACCCAGCCTCACTTCCTCTTTGTACTGGGGGGGGAGATCACTAAGTAGAATCTCTAGGATGGGTTGGAGAAAAAGTGTTGAGGGAAATGCTAGGGTTTGCCATTGAGGCGCAACGTACATTAACGTCATAGACGGCACAACCCGCGAAGCATAATTGGGCACTGGGAGGCAAATCCAAGACTGCTCAAAGTCATTGGCGGATAACCGAACCCCTCTAGCTTTAGCTTAGCAAGGGAGTTGTTGCTCACACAACCGTTCTCTGGGCTGCTGATCCTTCGGGCAACTAATGCAGGCGATCGCCAAAATAGCGGCGGTAAAGATCACAGCGCACCCGAGCCAAATTTCCCTCCAGTGTAATCAGTCCCAAACTGTGGAGCTTAAAGCCAACGGTGCTATCCACCACACTGCCGTTCTCTGCTTGCAGAACTTCCCTGAAGGCAGGCACGAGGTCTGCTTGCTGCTGGAGATGCCACCACTGTCGCCGCAGGTGATCGCGATATAACCCTGTTTCTGAGGCTGCATTGGCCATTAGCTCCTGCCATGTCAGGTCTTGGCGGGCAAGATGATAGAGGCTCAAGCGGATGAGGTAGGGGTGACCTCCCACCAAGTGCTGCAGGTCTTGGAGCTGCCCCTCTGAAAGATTCAGGCCGTGGAGGCGGCACAACTCAGCAATTTGTTCTGAATTGAATTCAGGCAGGTCAACGGCTAAGCCAACATTAAAGGGGGATTGGTTAATGTCTAGGGGAATATAGACCTCAGTGCCATGAACCACAATCAGACGGAGGTTGCGCCAAATATCGCGGTTTTTGCCCTCTTCATGCCATGCCCGCAACAGGCCAAAGAAGTCACTGGCCACTGCCGGATATTCAAATACCCGATCCACTTCATCGAGTCCGAGGACAAGGGGACGACTCTCAAATTGTGTCCCTGATTTTTGGCAATTGGGTAAAAGATACTCCTCAAAATAGGCGGTGCAGTTATATTTACTGCCAAAGATGTCATCCCAATACTCATTGAGGCGGTTTTCTAGCCCTAGGCGCCGCCCGACACTGGCACAGAGCCAGCGCAGTAGTTTTTCCAAATCACTGAAGACTTGGGCATCCGCCAGTTGGAAACTGAGGGGAACCGTGCCATAGCCTTCTTGGGTTGCGCGGTAGAGCAGCCGTGCCATGAGCGAAGTTTTGCCCATTTGACGGGGGGCTTTGATGCGAATCAGGGAGCCGGGCTGCAAGAGGGTTTCGCGACAGCGTTGCTCAATGGGGGGTCGCTCAATATAAAACGCTGAGGCCACTTCCACTTGCCCTTCGGGAAGTTCTGGCTCCGCCACGGGAAGGGGCGCACCATTCCCTACCAATGTGCCCGTTTGAGCGGGTTCAGCAATCGTTTCTTGAGCTGCATCGCTACTGGTGGCCACAGGGGCAGTGGTTGCATTCACCAAGTCGAGAATCTCTTGCAGCAGGGCGTCGGTGTCCGCTGGCGATCGCCAGAAGCGCTGTTGGAGGCGATGCAGGTAG harbors:
- a CDS encoding anthranilate synthase component II, yielding MIIVIDNYDSFTYNLVQYLGELAQEFPIAAHLRVFRNDKISLDEIAALAPAGVVISPGPGRPADAGISEALIRTYAGTLPILGVCLGHQAIGEVFGGTVTLAPTLMHGKTSEIYHRGVGVFQNLPQPFTATRYHSLVIDRNSCPDVLEITAWTEDGLIMGVRHRQYPTLEGVQFHPESILTTCGKDLLRNFLRGLSSPSL
- a CDS encoding HAD family hydrolase, with the translated sequence MVQLWCRGRCFPSVAAVIFDKDGTLADVAHYLRGVAIARADHIAADFPDLKEPLLQAFGVRGNHLDPTGLQAVGTRQENLIAAAAFVATQGIPWIAALERANAAFAAADREFTAKAELTPPLAGVMELVEQLHRAGCALAIISSDRTSAIEAFLDTYHLKPFFQLWQGGDEPPTKPDPQVFLRVCDRLGVRPDQAVVIGDADSDGLMAQRGGAAGSIGVTWGWQRPPVLNYCDCLLASPLEMQITTDEKR
- a CDS encoding RibD family protein — its product is MASSLDGCLARADALGQRIASAYDFQHLEQQVAQVDAVLFGATTLRLGGTAMRLQSPHLIAEREHQGRSPQPLQIVCSASGELDPNLPFFRQPIHRALLTTAKGASRWQGSTAFDHCWCAGVEEIDWPQGFTHIQGAGVQTLAVLGGGQLFASLLQMAAIDELWLTLCPLLLGSAAPHLYPNGVEFSGTLTLLNVLPVGNEVYLHYRLSYP
- a CDS encoding DUF1830 domain-containing protein; translation: MPQIFDPVPSDSCDRVLCCYVNATSKIQVVRITNIANWYFERVVFPGQRLVFESPRAGQLEVHSGMMASAILSDTIPCTELLVQEGGDNFFPSDPVSQQRLELLNETPAQATEKVMIP
- a CDS encoding photosystem II high light acclimation radical SAM protein, with amino-acid sequence MSPRVLYVRLPCNPIFPIGVVYLADYIHKQLPSVEQRIFDLGTVPPLDFRRALAQVIDDFQPTHLVFSWRDIQIYAPVGGRGGNPLQNAFEVYYARNPLVKLRGAIGGLRVMSAYYGELWRNLNLIRLGLHHAKRHHPEVTTIVGGGAVSVFYEQLGSQLPKGTIVSVGEGETLLHKVLTNQPIAGERCYIAGVEKPRDRLIHEWPTPIEKTACNYDYIETIWPEFEYYLQGGDFYIGVQTKRGCPHNCCYCVYTVVEGKQVRINPAEEVVAEMRQLYDRGVRNFWFTDAQFIPARKFIPDAIALLREILKAGMNDIHWAAYIRADNLTPELCDLMVQTGMNYFEIGITSGSQELVRKMRMGYNLRTVLQNCRDLKAAGFNALVSVNYSFNVIDERPDTIAQTIAYHRELERIFGADKVEPAIFFIGLQPHTHLEEYALERGILRPGYNPMSLMPWTAKKLLWNPEPMGSVFGEVCLAAWRLNPNDFGRTVMALLEERFGRAPLEEALSAPLEERPLVHP
- a CDS encoding type I glyceraldehyde-3-phosphate dehydrogenase, translating into MVRVAINGFGRIGRNFMRCWLQRKANSKLEIVGINDTSDPRTNAHLLKYDSMLGIFHDAEISADDDCIYAGGHAVKCVSDRNPENLPWSAWGIDLVIEATGVFTSREGASKHLSAGAKKVLITAPGKGNIPTYVVGVNHHTYDPSEDIVSNASCTTNCLAPIVKVLHETFGIQQGMMTTTHSYTGDQRLLDASHRDLRRARAAAMNIVPTSTGAAKAVGLVIPELQGKLNGIALRVPTPNVSVVDFVAQVEKPTIAEQVNQVIKEASETTMKGIIHYSELELVSSDYRGHNASSILDASLTMVMGGNLVKVVAWYDNEWGYSQRVLDLAEHMAAHWA
- a CDS encoding pyridoxal-phosphate-dependent aminotransferase family protein, which codes for MQDKSMLMIPGPTPVPESVLLSLSKHPIGHRSGDFSEIMAAVTAGLKWLHQTTNDVLILAASGTGAMEAGIINFLSAGDRVLVGCNGKFGDRWGEVCDAYGLKTERITAPWGQPLNPDDFKAALEADTAKTIKAVIITHSETSTGVINDLEAINRHVKAHGQALIIVDAVTSLGAVSVPIDEWGLDVVGSGSQKGYMIPPGLAFVSVSPKAWEAYKTATLPKFYLDLGKYRKDAAKNTTPFTPPVNLFFALKTALEMMQAEGLENIFARHQRLMQATRAAMKALNLPLYAPDHCASPAITAVAPQGVEAEKIRSLMKKRFDIALAGGQDHLKGQIFRVGHLGFVSDRDILAAISALEAVLGELGYSNFSPGAGVATASRVLTTT
- a CDS encoding MEKHLA domain-containing protein produces the protein MEPWLQPPAVQQARRICASFQRWTGRSLLPAAPEDDLDLAQQLFHWPQPVLSHGCEADPILNYGNHAALTLWELPWTELVQLPSRLTAEPIAQEERARLLAEAARQGYANNYSGVRISRSGRRFRIENACIWTVLDERGTPVGQAATFDQWQFL
- a CDS encoding DUF389 domain-containing protein is translated as MKELLAHWLHQVQTFRYHRRTTESLNQLIQMLYAESHLNVPYVVLIVTSCAIATFGLLSNSAAVIIGAMVIAPLMLPIRGLALAALIGEFKMFWQAALALIVGTLMAIGMSWTIGVMVGLEVYGSEIMARSQPNLLDLGIAVAAGAVSAYAVAEPRVSNTLAGTAIAVALMPPVCTIGLGMAQLNARLSIGATLLYLTNLLGITLACMAVFVIVGYIPLHQGRRPLTIATVLTGLLVIPLAISFTRLIEQARLQNQVREALTRGTLTFQRLDLLGMETDWVSNPPVVRVNVRAREPVTPKQVALMEEFIQQRMQRPFRLVLQVSNVEEVTSETPLP
- a CDS encoding branched-chain amino acid transaminase; its protein translation is MSDFLPYAYLNGQFVPFAEAKISVATHALHYGTAALGGLRGLPNPANAKEILLFRLEDHCRRLSRSAHYLGYELATGEIKSKIVEWVQKNQPSVPFYIRPLVYTSGLGIAPRLHDIEKDFLIYGMPLGDYLSAAGVTCRISSWQRQCDRSFPLRGKLTTSYIVSALAKTEAVSSGFDEAILLNDQGKVCEATGMNLFLVRDGELITPSVDQDILEGITRRSVIELAQAAGVKVIERPVDRTELLIADEVFLTGTAARIVPVSRIETYTLPSDRPLTLHLQKQLQAIVEGREPQYRHWIDVVPL
- a CDS encoding ATP-binding protein, with product MTLMYVAPQWQTLAFPSTLFLQPILEILLSDLPPQYKEEVRLGLQEALVNAARHGNQLNPEKLVSVRYTFSADQCWWVITDQGEGFSPPSHVSETADELLPAADCECGRGLFLIYAIFDEVYWNAKGTELSLCKYLTSTDHNHFS